TTGCATCAAATAACAAGAGAACATGTTCAGACGGCACGCCAAATACCAACAATTTGCTCGCTTCATCACATCAGGTTCTCATGTAATTCTGGATGCTCGCTCAGTAACACATCTGGACAGAGGAAGACGGAATAACAAATGTGCCAAGGATTGAACACGAGCAGTGTTTTGTTGGAAGCATCAGTTAAAAAACACGGGATGTATTAACATTCAGAGCAGTGTTTTGTTGGAAGCATCAGTTAAAAAATACGGGATGTATTAACATTCAGAGGGCATAGCAAATACCATTGCTTGCTGCATCACATCAGGCTCTGATCTGAGTATGGATACACTGTCAGAAACAAATCTGGACGGAGGCAAAAGGAATGACAACAATGCTTGAAGCGACAGTTGTAGGAAACAATGATCACAGCTTTATATTCCAACAACTGTACTACCGTAcatactctattttttttttccgggGGATACATACTTGCATTGTGAAACTCAAGGGCAAGAGACTGGCAGATATTCAGATGTTTCCAACCTGCACTGTGAAGCTCTAAGCTTATGCCATCCTGGAAGCTCGATGCTGTAGATTTTAGAGGTGCAGGCATCACTACATGTCTAGCCGGTTTTCGTGTTCTTCTCAGCCTTTTTGAACTGCCGCCCTTTCTTTCTATCATTACTTGATGGCTTGTCAAACAATTCCTTGTATTTCTCAAGCAATTCCTTTTTCTCCTCTACTAGACCAAGCATTTCATATGTGTCTTCAACTTTCCGTACAATATCTTTGCTTGGAGGTTTACGACCACATGCTTCAAGATTCTTGAAGAGCTGAAATCATAAGCAAAAACAGGGAAATGAAATACACATAAGTGGGTTTTATCATAATATAGAATCTGTAAGAGACTAAGCGGCATCATTGATCACTCAAGACCCATCAACTTCTACTGAGGATCATTagcttaaaatataagaaaaacagTACTTGATGGACAAAGACTTAAGATCCATACCTTGACAAGCGTATCTAGCCTATTATTTCTGTAGTAAATACCCAACATAAGACGGCAAAACCGCCATGGAACTGATTGTAGATCATGGGCTATCTTCAACTCCCAGATTCTGCAAGCTTCATCTGCTCTGTTGTCCTTCTCAAGCGCACACACTAATTGCTCATATGTTCTGATAGTCTTCCCTTGTCCTTTACTCAGCATCCATTTTATCACCTAACCATGTAGTTAGCCAATtatttaattttgggtttacaAACGATAAAACACAATTAAAATCAAGTAAATTATAATATCCAAAACCTGGACGATTCTATGCCACTGTTCCTCCTTTTCAAGAGCTACAAGTGCTTGCTTTAACGAGGCCACAGGAAACTCCTGTTCAAAGGCAACCCAAGCATCCAGAGTGCTGTAAACACCTTCTTTTGAATCTTCCAGGTCAAGCAGCTACAAGTTATAAAAATTATTGATTGGTCTCTACCAGGAAGCAATTATAAACAAAACCTAATTATCATAGAGACTTCATGCTGTCAAATAGTAAACTAGACAATACGAAAACTAGCTGTGCATACAGTGTTGACAAGATATTTCCTTTTCTCTGCCGATTATAAACAAAACCTAATTATCATAGAGACTTCATGCTGTCAAATAGTAAACTAGACAATACGAAAACTAGCTGTGCATACAGTGTTGACAAGAAATTTCCTTTTCTCTGCCGATGATAGATTTTTCCCAACTGGCCCTTGTTTCAATTCCTTTGTACTGTTTTGTATGTGTTTGATGATTGCAACATCATCCTGCAATGCAAAGCCAATTTCTTTAATAATCAATCACCAATCTTCTATAACTCTAGGACTGTGAAGGTAAACATCCAGCAGTCTCAAAAGATAAGAGTCACAACACAGGCAAAAACAAAACCATCCTACAACAGAAAATTTAGTGAAACTGGTTGGATTAGAAAAATGAAATGGGTTGAATCTTAAGCCTTCGGGGAGTAACCGGAAACATAAACAAGGGACAGTGCCATGGTAACAGGGATATAGATTAACTGTGAAGAAATAGATAATCCTCCTATAAGTATGACTGGAATAGGTAACTACACTAATTTGGCACACTAGTCTAAGATACTAAGGGAACAACTTTAAGGTTCAAACCTTGTGGCTTGAAAAATGAAAGACACACAAAGATAAGTATACAGTTTAAGCTTTGTGTACGTACCTTCACAAGGCTTGGTTTCAACTCCCTTGATTGATACCCCCGATCGTTGGAAACTTTATTACTTGTATCTACAGAGAAATTCCTGGTAGAATGGTTTCTACACCAGCCGGCTATGAACTAAAAGCAGGGGCATGAATGGAACGGTGAATTTGTAAAAGGGGTGTAAAATGTTGTGGTGAAGGAAAGGACAAAGGAGAGTACCTCAATATGTGAACTCTGGATCCTGCACAATGTAGAGAACAGTAACATAAGTAACATTAGTCACTTTTGACTAGCAAGAAGCAACCTCGTTAAAAACTACTCTCAGTAACAAGAACAACAACGCTAAAAGCTCCTGATTTAAGAATGCATGTTGGATCAATAACAAGTTTTGTTATCTATCATACACTTTTAAACTAGTGCTAGCAATCTCCAATCAGTAGGTTGGTTGCTTAAAGTCTTCACACAGCTTCAAGAATTACATGGAAagacaaaattaaaaacaaaagacTAAATATTGCTCACTGCTAGTGCACAACACTAAAACGAATAGAATGTTGAGCCGACTTGGGGTGTGCCTACAGTCAAAACAAGGCTGCATCCTGACATTATCTGGGTTGGTAAATGGCGCAAGAACACAAGCAATCAAGCAGCAGTCCAGTAGTAGCAAGGGTGACTTGAGTTGGAAGGAGAAAGAGGGGGTATAAAAAAGAGAAAGTGGTTTGGGCAAAGGATAGCTCTTACGAGTATACGGCGAGGTTGGCTACGGGCAGTCGTTGGGAGGATCGCCGGAGGTGTCCCAacatcggggcggcggcggcggcggaagggctCCCGAGTCCGATTCGATTCGTgtgaggaaggggaaggagagacTGATAGTGATGGGGGTAATTTTGTGGGCCAGGCCCATCACAAAGCCCATGTAAAGTAAGCCCAAAGAGGGAGGCGATGGTCGGGATTGATTGGCCCAAGATATCCATCGgcatcggcgccggcgcctgGTGGTGGttgcggagacggcggcggcggcgcacgactgGGGGAAGGGAGGCGACGCTGCGCTCAACCGAAGGAGTCCAGGGAGCTAGGCCGCCAGCGTGGGCAAGCACGCGCCCGCGCGACGACGACATCTTCCACCTCGAGCTCGCTCGAGGTAATTAGTAGAAAACCAAACCAATCGATTAGCTTGCATAAATTAATTTCGCAGCTGTGCCTGTGCTTACTTGCAGCTAATCTGCCTCGCATCAGCGCACACGAGTAGTAACCTCTTGTTCGGTGTAGTGTGTAATTTTATTAGGCATTATTACTGTGCACATGGGAATTTAGCATTTCGCTGGAGCATTCATGTATATGACTTTTTATGTAATGTTCTTGGTCCATAAATCCAATTTGTTGAGATGTACTAGTAATTGAGTGGAGCTTTGATCGATTGAAAGGTTGGAAATCTCAACTAGATGGTTGGATTGACGACATCATATTCATGTGGGGAAAGCAACGAACTGAACTGAACATCCACTTCGAAGTGCACTATATCACTGCTCCCTGTAAAGAACTGAAGTTTATTCATTCTAGATTTCTAAATAAATATCTGAAGGTTGTGATGGAATTTACACCTATTGTCTTATTCAGGTTTTGATGGAATGGAACTAAACAGGATGCAGACAGAGTAAGTCAAGCCACCAAAGTTGACTGATTGCTACACTCTGAAACTAATCAGATCTCCTCCACAAGAAAACCACTAGTACCAAACTACCAGTGAAGGTATCTAGTACCAAATTGTTCAAACTGAAACCCTCACTCACAACATTGCTCTGCAGTCCCAACCATGGATCACCAAGAACTAGAAGATGGAGCTGAGAAGGTGAAGCTGTTAGGCATATGGTCAAGCCCTTAAGGTGTCAAAGTGATGTGGGCACTAAGGATCAAAGGCGTGGAGTATGACTACATCGAGGAGGATCTGAGGAACAAGAGCAACTTGCTTCTGGAGTGCAACCCCGTGCATAAGAAGGTCCCCGTGCTGATCTATCAAGGCAAGCCGATTGCTGAATCAGACGTCATACTGGAGTTCATCGATGATGTCTGGAAGGATTTGAGATACCGTATCTTGCCTGAAGATCCCTATGAATGTGCCATGGCACGTTTCTGGTCCAAATTTGGGCTGGACAAGGtcagcaattttttttgtttattttctcAAGTCTAAACTTTTAAGTAATCATTTATCCACAATTGCAGCTGTCACCTCCAATTTGGAAGTGGTTCACCACACAAGGCAAGGAGCAGGAGGATGCATACGAAGCTGCCATGGAGCAGCTGCTGGTTCTGGAAAAGGTGCTCGATGAGAAGAAATTCTTTGGTGGAGAGAGGATCGGGTTCGTCGACTTGTCTCTGGGCTCCCTGTCGTATGTGATTCCGATATATGAGGACATCACCGGTGTCAGGCTGATCACCAGCGACAAGTTCCCTTGGCTGTCTGCATGGATGGAGGGTTTTCTGGGCTTGCCACTCGTGAAGGAACATCTGCTGCCTCTGGACAAGCTACGGCCCAGGTATCAAGCAATTCGCGAAGCATTTTTATCTAAATAGAAGCAGTTGGTTAGTAGCAGATGCTGATATACTGCTCTCTTCAATGTTTGTATATGTAGCAGTTCCACTTCACACTGCTAGACTGCTAGTATTTGTTACTACTACATGAGCTAcgatatatttttattatattgacTCATACTTTAAAAGAGCATACAAGTTGATACTTTGTCTTGACACTGAGCTAAAAGACTGGTACTATAGTAATACCATATACCCAAGAACTAGAGCTAAAACAAGCTAAATTTATTTCCTTTCTTTGTCGGCATTCCTCTCGTTATGTATGATCTGTTAATGCTTTCCCTGTACACAACACAAAGAAACCAATAACACGATCATCAAGACTTGACAGGAGGCAGATTATATATAGTACATAATATTGACTAGTTGATTCCTGTTTCACTCCAAAAAGGTTGGAATTACTGATACTTACTCAGCAAAGATGAAGCCCCCTCTCCTTTACTATGTGTAGTCTCATAGACCAACTACTCCTCAGCAAGGGGAGAATCTGAAGACATACAACAAAATAGTCTATCTTATATAACTGCAGTAATTGCAAATGCAACATGGAATTACATGCTAACATGGAATTGCAAATGTACAGTGATTTAGGGAAGAGATTTGGTTTGGGATTTTACCTTGGCGCTTGAAGGAAGCATGAGTTGTAGGGGGCAGCTCAAGGGTGCATGTTGGGGGGAATAGAGATGAGGCCACCTTATGAGGGCTACTACTGCTGCTGATGTTACTAGTGTGAGCTGTTGCTGCAACATTGGAAGCCTTGGTGGGAGATGAGAAGGGGCTATGAGGCAAATTGTACTCCATTCCACTACAAAACAAACATCAACAAACATGTCAATACCAGAAAAACAAACATCAACAAACATATCAATACCAGAAAGTCCTTCGGCAACTAGCATGACTTGCACAAAAACTACTTAATAATAGGCATTTATTGTGCTAATTAGTTTCTTAACTGCTTTATCCTATCCTCGCCTTTGCATTTCTTTTCCCATTGGTTCCTTCTAATCAAGAAAAACATTTGATCAACATTATTAATTGTCTACTCCT
This genomic window from Oryza sativa Japonica Group chromosome 12, ASM3414082v1 contains:
- the LOC4351365 gene encoding pentatricopeptide repeat-containing protein At4g18975, chloroplastic; the protein is MLGHLRRSSQRLPVANLAVYSIQSSHIEFIAGWCRNHSTRNFSVDTSNKVSNDRGYQSRELKPSLVKDDVAIIKHIQNSTKELKQGPVGKNLSSAEKRKFLVNTLLDLEDSKEGVYSTLDAWVAFEQEFPVASLKQALVALEKEEQWHRIVQVIKWMLSKGQGKTIRTYEQLVCALEKDNRADEACRIWELKIAHDLQSVPWRFCRLMLGIYYRNNRLDTLVKLFKNLEACGRKPPSKDIVRKVEDTYEMLGLVEEKKELLEKYKELFDKPSSNDRKKGRQFKKAEKNTKTG